From the Candidozyma auris chromosome 2, complete sequence genome, the window AAAGAAAAAACTGCACAAAAATGGTAAAATCGAGGGCCAATGTCCCAAGAGAGCCAGCTAGCCATGAAAGATTCACCCAAATATAATTCCACGAGGTATCTATGGCGAGAATGGAGATGACATAAGTTAAATTTCCTAAGCATGCAAATAAGAAGAACATGAAAGAAATTCCATCACAAGACTTCCGTTCGtaattcaacaaaatttGAGGGATTCTTGAACCTAGATAAAATAAAGCACAAAGCCAACCAAAAAATTGTGCCAATGGATCGAACACAAGGTCTACAGGAGCCTTGTGCTTCCTAGATGTGTTCATATATGATATGTACCAGCCTCCGAGACCTGCTAGAAAAACAAGGATAACCATTagcattttgaaaaatgccGACATGATGGGACTCGTCTTCAGTGAGATTTCGAACTCATCGATCTCACCACGAGCAGAGTCAAGGTCGGAACACTGAATAGCCCTATCTGCAGAGAGGACAGTTTCAAGTACATCTTCATTTATTGGGTTTGCAGGCGATAAATGCACATAGTCTGGAGACGATTTTCCATCACCGTAAATGATGCATTGAACCCACAAAACGATATCAGCCAAAGTATAGTAGATGGCGAGTATTATCATTGTGGGAAGAACGCCTTGGAGAACAGCTCCCAAAACGTTGAACACGTCACCAGCCAACCACAAGATTATGAACATCATTGAGAGTCCCTCTGACGATTTTCGCCTGAAATTCTCGTAAATTTGGGGGGCAAACACTATGATCCAGCACGCTATTGAAATGGAGCCTGTTATACCCG encodes:
- a CDS encoding cationic amino acid transporter, which produces MGPPPPIVIDAQVISGITGSISIACWIIVFAPQIYENFRRKSSEGLSMMFIILWLAGDVFNVLGAVLQGVLPTMIILAIYYTLADIVLWVQCIIYGDGKSSPDYVHLSPANPINEDVLETVLSADRAIQCSDLDSARGEIDEFEISSKTSPIMSAFFKMLMVILVFLAGLGGWYISYMNTSRKHKAPVDLVFDPLAQFFGWLCALFYLGSRIPQILLNYERKSCDGISFMFFLFACLGNLTYVISILAIDTSWNYIWVNLSWLAGSLGTLALDFTIFVQFFLYNEGVDDDESSSLTNSTNTNSGEQLLSGRLEGYGTV